The nucleotide sequence ACCATACCCCCAAATTCTATAAATAGATAAATTCCCCACCTCAATTTAtcatatcattattttcataccctttttttcttttaactaataaattatcccccatacttttcttcataatttttatcactttttttcaaccaaaaaaaaaaaagaaaagacaacaccATATTATTATATTACACAACAAAACATACAAACATATACCATGACCCTTCCAagaaatttcttcattctattcaccatttttatcattattattattatgtcacTTTCATCTAGCTATAGTGTTAAATTccttgataatgatgatgataatatattAAGTGAAATTCATTATGTTCATCATCACAATTTGAATAATCTTGAAAGGgaatttggttatgattttcaagCTTATCCTTCAAATTATTTCAACACCATTCTTGGTCATGAaggcaacaacaataataacatacctCGTATAATCCCACACGTGGAGTCTGGAGAGCATGATCACGAAGACAACAACAGTATAATCCCACACGTGGAGTCTGAGGAGCGTGATCGTGAAGACAACAACAACATGGAGAAAAATCATATAATCCCACACGTGGAGTCTGAGGAGCGTGATCGTGAAGACAACAACAACATGGAGAAAAAATGTATAATTCCACAAGTGGAGTCTGGAGAGCGTGATCACGAAGACAACAACGACATGGACAAACATCGTTTAATCCCAAAAGTGGATTCTGGAGAGCGTTATCACGAAGACAACAAGGACATGGACAAACATCGTATAATCCCAAAAGTGGAGTCTGGAGAGCGTTATCACGAAGACAACAACGACATGGACAAACATcgtataatcccacaagtggagtcTGGAGCGCGTGATCACAAAGACAACAACAACATGGAGAAAAAAcgtataatcccacaagtggatTCTGGAGAGCGTTATCACAAAGACAACAATGACATGGACAAAAATCGTTTAATCCCACATGTGGAGTCTGGAGAGCGTGATCACGAAGAcaaaaatcttgaaataattaGTAGATTTCATAGATTCAAGAATTTGgagaaagatgatgatgatcatcatgaagatgaagaagaagctaaGGTTGCAACAATTAGTGTGGATAGCTTTGGAGCTCAAGGTGATGGAAGTATAGATGATACAAATGTAagtttaattttcttaaaattccataaaagaaattgaatatttataattataataatttaatttctctttcaaACTATTACTAAAAACACGCGAATTTCTGATGAAAATTTCAGAGAGAAGTCATAggaaattattttcaataaaaaaattcacGTATTTTCAGTAGTGactaatgattttaaaaaaaaaaaagtaatgttGCCCATATGTTTCAATTTATGTAGCAGTGTCTCATTAAGTTCAGCTTAAGAAACAAATGAAGACTTCGAAGATTATGTAATATTTTAAGAGATATGGAAGAGCATGTCATTAAAcgtaaaatgagaaatttaaaattaaactaaTTCTAAACGTAAAAAAGTAACATTCTTGGAGAAGCATTTTTTCTAAAATCGTTTAacttttatatcaatattatcaAATCACTTAAAAGATAATTATAAGTAACTaatgaataaaattaattatttgaaaaatagcatgCAAAACATGATACAAGaggtaaaatttaaatttagctAATACTATAACAATTCTTTATGCtattagtgtgtatatatattaattatacttctCATTCTTGGTGAAAAATAAAAGATGATGTTGTACTTCTAAGTTAATTAAGTATAATTATGGTGAATATGTGTAGATTGGAGTTACTTCTACGATTAATTTTAACACCATCATAGacaatttaattagttttttttttcttaattacttcctccgtccatctttacttgttcaatatactaaaaaaaataaaatgtgcgACAATATTTATCTAGTTTGAAAatcaatagataatttatcattttatgtctatgtTATCCTTGCTATTAAGTTTATTATATTCAgcaagtgatatagtaaaattatcccTATTATATATTGTTTCATTAAGACATGTGTCAAGTCAATAGTggataaataaagataaatggagggattagtttctttttatttatttttgtggttTTTAATTAATTAACGTATTAAATTAAATGATCTTAATTTCAGGCCTTTCAAAAAGCATGGAAAGAAGTTTGTTCATCTTCAAATGTTGTGAACtttttggtgtcccaaaataagaaatatcttctCAAACCAATCAAATTTTCTGGGCCATGCAAATCTTCCATTACAATGCAGGttagattaatttatttatagctataagtttatatatatataNNNNNNNNNNNNNNNNNNNNNNNNNNNNNNNNNNNNNNNNNNNNNNNNNNNNNNNNNNNNNNNNNNNNNNNNNNNNNNNNNNNNNNNNNNNNNNNNNNNNNNNNNNNNNNNNNNNNNNNNNNNNNNNNNNNNNNNNNNNNNNNNNNNNNNNNNNNNNNNNNNNNNNNNNNNNNNNNNNNNNNNNNNNNNNNNNNNNNNNNNNNNNNNNNNNNNNNNNNNNNNNNNNNNNNNNNNNNNNNNNNNNNNNNNNNNNNNNNNNNNNNNNNNNNNNNNNNNNNNNNNNNNNNNNNNNNNNNNNNNNNNNNNNNNNNNNNNNNNNNNNNNNNNNNNNNNNNNNNNNNNNNNNNNNNNNNNNNNNNNNNNNNNNNNNNNNNNNNNNNNNNNNNNNNNNNNNNNNNNNNNNNNNNNNNNNNNNNNNNNNNNNNNNNNNNNNNNNNNNNNNNNNNNNNNNNNNNNNNNNNNNNNNNNNNNNNNNNNNNNNNNNNNNNNNNNNNNNNNNNNNNNNNNNNNNNNNNNNNNNNNNNNNNNNNNNNNNNNNNNNNNNNNNNNNNNNNNNNNNNNNNNNNNNNNNNNNNNNNNNNNNNNNNNNNNNNNNNNNNNNNNNNNNNNNNNNNNNNNNNNNNNNNNNNNNNNNNNNNNNNNNNNNNNNNNNNNNNNNNNNNNNNNNNNNNNNNNNNNNNNNNNNNNNNNNNNNNNNNNNNNNNNNNNNNNNNNNNNNNNNNNNNNNNNNNNNNNNNNNNNNNNNNNNNNNNNNNNNNNNNNNNNNNNNNNNNNNNNNNNNNNNNNNNNNNNNNNNNNNNNNNNNNNNNNNNNNNNNNNNNNNNNNNNNNNNNNNNNNNNNNNNNNNNNNNNNNNNNNNNNNNNNNNNNNNNNNNNNNNNNNNNNNNNNNNNNNNNNNNNNNNNNNNNNNNNNNNNNNNNNNNNNNNNNNNNNNNNNNNNNNNNNNNNNNNNNNNNNNNNNNNNNNNNNNNNNNNNNNNNNNNNNNNNNNNNNNNNNNNNNNNNNNNNNNNNNNNNNNNNNNNNNNNNNNNNNNNNNNNNNNNNNNNNNNNNNNNNNNNNNNNNNNNNNNNNNNNNNNNNNNNNNNNNNNNNNNNNNNNNNNNNNNNNNNNNNNNNNNNNNNNNNNNNNNNNNNNNNNNNNNNNNNNNNNNNNNNNNNNNNNNNNNNNNNNNNNNNNNNNNNNNNNNNNNNNNNNNNNNNNNNNNNNNNNNNNNNNNNNNNNNNNNNNNNNNNNNNNNNNNNNNNNNNNNNNNNNNNNNNNNNNNNNNNNNNNNNNNNNNNNNNNNNNNNNNNNNNNNNNNNNNNNNNNNNNNNNNNNNNNNNNNNNNNNNNNNNNNNNNNNNNNNNNNNNNNNNNNNNNNNNNNNNNNNNNNNNNNNNNNNNNNNNNNNNNNNNNNNNNNNNNNNNNNNNNNNNNNNNNNNNNNNNNNNNNNNNNNNNNNNNNNNNNNNNNNNNNNNNNNNNNNNNNNNNNNNNNNNNNNNNNNNNNNNNNNNNNNNNNNNNNNNNNNNNNNNNNNNNNNNNNNNNNNNNNNNNNNNNNNNNNNNNNNNNNNNNNNNNNNNNNNNNNNNNNNNNNNNNNNNNNNNNNNNNNNNNNNNNNNNNNNNNNNNNNNNNNNNNNNNNNNNNNNNNNNNNNNNNNNNNNNNNNNNNNNNNNNNNNNNNNNNNNNNNNNNNNNNNNNNNNNNNNNNNNNNNNNNNNNNNNNNNNNNNNNNNNNNNNNNNNNNNNNNNNNNNNNNNNNNNNNNNNNNNNNNNNNNNNNNNNNNNNNNNNNNNNNNNNNNNNNNNNNNNNNNNNNNNNNNNNNNNNNNNNNNNNNNNNNNNNNNNNNNNNNNNNNNNNNNNNNNNNNNNNNNNNNNNNNNNNNNNNNNNNNNNNNNNNNNNNNNNNNNNNNNNNNNNNNNNNNNNNNNNNNNNNNNNNNNNNNNNNNNNNNNNNNNNNNNNNNNNNNNNNNNNNNNNNNNNNNNNNNNNNNNNNNNNNNNNNNNNNNNNNNNNNNNNNNNNNNNNNNNNNNNNNNNNNNNNNNNNNNNNNNNNNNNNNNNNNNNNNNNNNNNNNNNNNNNNNNNNNNNNNNNNNNNNNNNNNNNNNNNNNNNNNNNNNNNNNNNNNNNNNNNNNNNNNNNNNNNNNNNNNNNNNNNNNNNNNNNNNNNNNNNNNNNNNNNNNNNNNNNNNNNNNNNNNNNNNNNNNNNNNNNNNNNNNNNNNNNNNNNNNNNNNNNNNNNNNNNNNNNNNNNNNNNNNNNNNNNNNNNNNNNNNNNNNNNNNNNNNNNNNNNNNNNNNNNNNNNNNNNNNNNNNNNNNNNNNNNNNNNNNNNNNNNNNNNNNNNNNNNNNNNNNNNNNNNNNNNNNNNNNNNNNNNNNNNNNNNNNNNNNNNNNNNNNNNNNNNNNNNNNNNNNNNNNNNNNNNNNNNNNNNNNNNNNNNNNNNNNNNNNNNNNNNNNNNNNNNNNNNNNNNNNNNNNNNNNNNNNNNNNNNNNNNNNNNNNNNNNNNNNNNNNNNNNNNNNNNNNNNNNNNNNNNNNNNNNNNNNNNNNNNNNNNNNNNNNNNNNNNNNNNNNNNNNNNNNNNNNNNNNNNNNNNNNNNNNNNNNNNNNNNNNNNNNNNNNNNNNNNNNNNNNNNNNNNNNNNNNNNNNNNNNNNNNNNNNNNNNNNNNNNNNNNNNNNNNNNNNNNNNNNNNNNNNNNNNNNNNNNNNNNNNNNNNNNNNNNNNNNNNNNNNNNNNNNNNNNNNNNNNNNNNNNNNNNNNNNNNNNNN is from Capsicum annuum cultivar UCD-10X-F1 chromosome 5, UCD10Xv1.1, whole genome shotgun sequence and encodes:
- the LOC107870057 gene encoding putative uncharacterized protein DDB_G0287457 (The sequence of the model RefSeq protein was modified relative to this genomic sequence to represent the inferred CDS: added 45 bases not found in genome assembly), whose amino-acid sequence is MTLPRNFFILFTIFIIIIIMSLSSSYSVKFLDNDDDNILSEIHYVHHHNLNNLEREFGYDFQAYPSNYFNTILGHEGNNNNNIPRIIPHVESGEHDHEDNNSIIPHVESEERDREDNNNMEKNHIIPHVESEERDREDNNNMEKKCIIPQVESGERDHEDNNDMDKHRLIPKVDSGERYHEDNKDMDKHRIIPKVESGERYHEDNNDMDKHRIIPQVESGARDHKDNNNMEKKRIIPQVDSGERYHKDNNDMDKNRLIPHVESGERDHEDKNLEIISRFHRFKNLEKDDDDHHEDEEEAKVATISVDSFGAQGDGSIDDTNAFQKAWKEVCSSSNVVNFLVSQNKKYLLKPIKFSGPCKSSITMQVYGTLLASDNTSDYN